One genomic segment of Rhizorhabdus phycosphaerae includes these proteins:
- a CDS encoding heavy-metal-associated domain-containing protein, which produces MTFAKRFFRPIPLSILGAGALLGALAFAQLERADERGVPPIDGSGSYEVSGIKVDVAARTADQARYGGWREAQRKGWKMLWARVNGKPVENAPGLPDSTLDSISGGIVVEREQVGPNRYVATLGVLFDRARAGELLGVKGAVRRSAPMLVIPVEWSGATPVSFERRSEWQKAWARFRAGNSPIDYVRVSGTGADPVLLNAAQARRPGRSWWRMLLDQYGAANIVVPEATLFRQWPGGPVIGRFVARYGPDATVLDQFTLTAETGDGLPAMLDRAVQRIDASYTRALQQGAMRGDKSLVTETPAEEVPIDDVLEQMAAAATTTVTVQIDTPDAAALRAQEGQLRAVTGVTSVQTGSLALGGTSSMRVGFSGPASALREALVARGWQVEDVGTGFRIRRAATPAP; this is translated from the coding sequence GTGACCTTCGCCAAACGCTTTTTCCGTCCCATCCCCCTGTCCATCCTCGGCGCCGGAGCGCTGCTGGGGGCGCTCGCCTTTGCGCAGCTGGAGCGGGCGGACGAGCGCGGGGTTCCGCCGATCGACGGATCGGGCAGCTATGAGGTGAGCGGCATCAAGGTCGATGTCGCGGCCCGTACGGCGGATCAGGCGCGCTATGGCGGCTGGCGCGAGGCGCAGCGCAAGGGCTGGAAGATGCTGTGGGCGCGCGTGAACGGCAAGCCGGTCGAGAATGCACCGGGCCTGCCCGATTCGACGCTCGATTCGATCAGCGGCGGCATCGTCGTCGAGCGCGAGCAGGTCGGTCCGAACCGCTATGTCGCGACGCTGGGCGTGCTGTTCGACCGCGCCCGGGCTGGCGAGCTGCTGGGCGTGAAGGGTGCTGTCCGCCGGTCCGCGCCGATGCTGGTCATTCCCGTCGAATGGAGTGGAGCGACCCCGGTCAGCTTCGAACGGCGCAGCGAATGGCAGAAGGCCTGGGCCCGCTTCCGCGCCGGCAACAGCCCGATCGACTATGTCCGGGTATCCGGAACAGGCGCCGATCCGGTCCTGCTCAACGCCGCGCAGGCGCGCCGCCCCGGGCGCAGCTGGTGGCGGATGCTGCTCGACCAATATGGCGCGGCCAATATCGTCGTGCCCGAGGCGACCCTGTTCCGCCAATGGCCGGGCGGCCCGGTGATCGGCCGGTTCGTCGCCCGCTATGGTCCCGATGCGACGGTGCTCGACCAGTTCACCCTGACCGCCGAGACCGGCGATGGCCTGCCCGCCATGCTTGATCGCGCGGTGCAGCGGATCGATGCGTCCTACACCCGGGCGTTGCAGCAAGGGGCGATGCGCGGCGACAAGTCGCTGGTGACCGAGACCCCGGCCGAGGAAGTGCCGATCGACGACGTGCTCGAGCAGATGGCGGCAGCGGCCACCACAACCGTCACGGTGCAGATCGACACGCCCGATGCCGCGGCGCTGCGCGCGCAGGAGGGGCAGCTTCGAGCCGTGACCGGCGTTACGTCGGTCCAGACCGGCAGCCTGGCGCTCGGTGGCACCAGCAGCAT